One genomic window of Thalassolituus hydrocarboniclasticus includes the following:
- the hemW gene encoding radical SAM family heme chaperone HemW: MLHLPPLSLYIHVPWCIRKCPYCDFNSHQADGDLPEREYIRALLADLDEDLRWVQGREIHSIFFGGGTPSLLSARAYEALFKGLKQRLTFAKDIEITLEANPGTFEAEKFAAYRKLGINRLSIGIQSFQPEHLQKLGRVHDREQALRAIKLAKKAGFDNFNLDLMHGLPGQTVEQALDDLQQALAFKPTHLSWYQLTIEPNTEFYKRPPQLPEDDALWDIQEAGLVLLAEHGFDHYEISAHCQPGKASKHNLNYWQFGDYLGIGAGAHGKITLADANVIYRTQKTRLPRDYLNPDKTFLTGKQTIEPEDIGLECLMNGLRLREGMLVEDFEYRTGLTLDAVAEPVAKAQQLGLLNVDKRIYPTEKGQQYLNELLALFLTE, translated from the coding sequence TCCCTGGTGTATCCGTAAGTGCCCGTACTGCGATTTCAATTCGCATCAGGCCGACGGCGACCTGCCGGAGCGGGAATATATCCGTGCCTTACTGGCCGATCTGGATGAAGACCTGCGCTGGGTGCAGGGGCGTGAGATTCACAGCATTTTCTTTGGCGGCGGCACGCCCAGCCTGTTGTCGGCCAGGGCTTACGAAGCGCTGTTTAAAGGACTGAAGCAGCGCCTGACCTTTGCCAAAGATATTGAAATTACCCTCGAAGCCAATCCGGGTACCTTTGAAGCTGAAAAATTCGCTGCTTACCGCAAGCTGGGAATTAACCGTTTATCCATCGGCATTCAGAGCTTTCAGCCGGAACATCTGCAGAAGCTTGGTCGGGTACATGACCGCGAGCAGGCACTGCGGGCGATTAAACTGGCGAAAAAAGCCGGTTTTGATAATTTTAACCTCGATTTAATGCATGGTCTGCCGGGGCAAACGGTCGAACAGGCGCTGGACGATTTGCAACAGGCACTGGCGTTTAAGCCGACGCATTTATCCTGGTACCAGCTGACCATCGAACCCAATACCGAATTTTATAAACGTCCGCCGCAGTTACCGGAAGACGATGCCTTATGGGATATTCAGGAAGCGGGGCTGGTATTACTGGCGGAGCACGGTTTTGACCACTACGAAATATCGGCGCATTGCCAGCCGGGCAAAGCCTCGAAACATAATCTGAATTACTGGCAGTTTGGCGATTACCTTGGCATTGGCGCCGGAGCGCACGGCAAAATCACTCTGGCCGATGCCAACGTAATTTACCGCACGCAGAAAACCCGCCTGCCACGGGATTATCTCAATCCGGATAAAACCTTCCTGACCGGTAAGCAAACCATTGAGCCGGAAGATATTGGTCTGGAATGTTTAATGAATGGCCTGCGCCTGCGTGAAGGTATGCTGGTCGAGGATTTTGAATACCGCACCGGCCTGACACTGGATGCTGTGGCAGAGCCTGTGGCAAAAGCTCAGCAGCTGGGTTTATTAAATGTGGATAAACGTATTTATCCAACCGAAAAAGGCCAGCAATATCTGAATGAACTGCTGGCGCTTTTTTTGACGGAGTAA
- a CDS encoding tetratricopeptide repeat protein, translating into MARPKNRLTLTLLLSISTFCAALAMPAAAQSVDSDDKKQQQNDQQAEQTIEELQAPLYSAFTERYLLDEVKNLRQQIADARVELTEKIVDKEIDVSSKALTYATDTVTYFFYLIAGASTLLVLIGWNSLRDIKERVGAFANDEIRRITASYEKRLDKLEDELHRKSRHIAQAQEEIELTNEIHSLWLKASQENTPQSKIAIYDQILQLRPDDVEALTYKADAALLLGQAQWATSLANRALEVDPENSHALYQRACAHAESGATEEALRDLQNAIDKADSLRLQAGRDISFESLLQNERFLEMVVLPPDEDDEENS; encoded by the coding sequence TGAGCATCAGCACCTTCTGTGCAGCCCTGGCCATGCCAGCGGCTGCACAGTCCGTTGACAGCGACGATAAAAAACAGCAACAGAACGACCAGCAGGCAGAGCAGACGATCGAAGAATTACAGGCGCCGCTGTACAGCGCTTTTACCGAACGCTATCTGCTCGATGAGGTTAAAAATCTGCGTCAGCAGATTGCTGATGCGCGGGTTGAACTGACCGAAAAAATTGTCGATAAAGAAATTGATGTATCCAGTAAGGCGCTGACCTACGCCACCGATACCGTCACCTATTTTTTCTATCTGATTGCCGGCGCTTCCACACTGTTGGTATTAATTGGCTGGAATTCATTACGTGATATCAAAGAACGGGTTGGCGCTTTTGCCAACGACGAAATCCGCCGTATCACCGCCAGCTATGAAAAACGTCTGGATAAACTCGAAGACGAACTGCACCGAAAATCACGGCACATTGCCCAGGCGCAGGAAGAAATTGAGCTGACCAACGAAATTCATTCGCTGTGGCTGAAAGCCTCACAGGAAAATACACCGCAGAGCAAAATCGCCATTTACGATCAGATTCTGCAACTGCGCCCGGACGACGTAGAAGCCCTGACTTACAAAGCCGATGCCGCGTTATTACTGGGTCAGGCACAATGGGCAACCAGCCTTGCCAACCGCGCCCTGGAAGTCGACCCGGAAAACAGCCACGCGCTCTATCAGCGTGCCTGTGCCCATGCCGAAAGCGGTGCAACCGAAGAAGCCCTGCGCGACCTGCAGAACGCCATCGATAAAGCCGACTCACTGCGCTTACAGGCTGGCCGCGATATCAGCTTTGAAAGCCTGCTGCAGAATGAGCGTTTTCTGGAAATGGTGGTACTGCCGCCAGATGAAGACGATGAAGAGAACAGCTGA